CTAATAGAgtatacaataaattttatcaaataaacaaATATGAGTTGCCAAGCTGTTGTAGCACCTcggaaaattgtgactttttttattattatttttatttgatggcttattttattttaaataatgtggatgttgaatgagcatttcttttgtggaaattgagtatctatgtgtttgagttaaatatgtgaaattagttgttgtgagttatgtgagttaatgtgattaagcttccaatgtgtgaattaaattaaatgggataatgcataatcattctagccatttatttgaaattttcggccctcctatttattgaaaataatactttctttcttgaatttaattaattattttgggatatttatccaaattaaatccaaaccaaattatctctatgctattctacatgattttcgaccccttggccatcccttgagattttcgaaatctcctattaattaggagagggaattatttttgtagatttaattggtatcttgtttacCTCATATTTTTCGtccatatgcctttcaattacttgtgggattaatttattttatacctattttgtgggagtcttttcctataagaaattaccaaatttaaatcctattcctatttgatttgaggatttaagtatttttttcttgatttttcccattatacacgcccctttttatttccccacttggagatgcttgaattattttgttaccttatttatgagatattcaatatctttttacctattttgtgagtatctttctctccaagtaaataccaaataaatatctatgctaattaaatagcaattttcaaaaattactcCCAAAcatactacacgcctattttccttttaattgtgagatttattcattgacctctattttattcttccacaattttaagtGCTTTATTGTGTGATTTATcctatactataaattaaaaaaaccctaaccctagccctcatattttcgcctccctcttctctccataccacacgtctctctcttcctctcctccatcaatccttcaccaattccttgttcatgcatcattgtggagttggaaattcaagattcatcgaagaatcgcatcattcgtcattcctaccgattgtttttcaagagaaaggtatactttgattcatctttctccttcttaccattgaatccatgtttcttgatcctctaatgcatatagtgagtgtaaaaatcgtagatctaaaaattaatagGTTGGGAatgatgtttgcatgagaaagtatgtgtatgtgcgtgtatgtatgtgtgtatctgagtttgtggatgattaattggtgaatgctatgtgtaaatagGAAAACATGGTTGTAATGTCATTTTTTGAAGCGGtaatatgtgttgaaagcatgaatatgtatgtgtggatgaatgatagacaaaccctagtttgtaaatgttgagcatgaaaactgtggtgttcggacagtaggttccgacgagtgtttGGCTGACCAaatgatcttattttggcacgaatttttaactgagttatatttttagtgtcttctgtgttgtgtcaaaatttcagcctcttttgatgaaatatgaatgtttaacgaatttttcaattgaactgcgcagttttGCCAGAAtctgtattctcgtccagtgagtttcgttttttatttgaccgacctaaagatgtgattttggtatgaaatttttaactggatgaaccttgATTTGTCTACTGTGTGGTTACCAAATTCAGCTTCAAATGATATCTTATGGATATTTAATGATTTTTGCAAAACgactgcgctgttctgccagatttttGTCTTGTTGAAATAGTCTTGttggcaagttttgaatgaagtacatgatacatgtgtgagtaagaacttatcctatgatgtgattatgcgttgcacgttgatgtatgccaaagggttcatatcgtttatgatggtgaacgttgggatgggcaatatgagaaaacgatgaaaggaacgatagggcatgcatgagtaatgtgttgatagaaaactgattgtgtggtattatgtggttatgatgttgataagggttgttgtgcgtacgtgggtacgaagagcaaggatttcaataaagttgtgaaccgtgtttgtaagcaatcgaggtgggatttctttactaaaactcttttacgtttcaaaaattatgatattggagatataaggttgGTTTAAAGTGTTAGGTCATgacatgattgttttgatgttgagattgttgcctgatgcctagttcgtttgagcttgctccgttaggctatagggctatgtgtgaaacaaattcgggtctgagtagggccgcaaaccctatcaggctgtgtacacaggtgggatcgggagccgtccttcctggtcggccggtctcatgggcgaatagtgtggccacactttcgtcgcactatggtaagaggatgtgattgattgattgtggagaaagtgaggagattgttttgactggccagtctacgaaaatgttttgtgatactcgatgatattcttttctaaaatgttaaaactcgagttcactatggtatggatgacataacttttatcaaatatttttgtaacgccccgtttttctaaacctaatttgtGAACCTAAATTACTTGTTTTAATGGTATTAACTCTGCGAAGTCCGTGAAGTGACTGTTGGTAATTAATTGTTGTTAATTGgggatttgtgaaataaatgatTATGAGAATTTAATTAACTCctgtccgtgaggaatatttattggacttaattccgtgttggatccgataaattaaataattaatataaaagtcTAGTCCgtgataaaatacaatgggctgcgaattaaactaaattaattaaaacaaaatatctttaattcaaatcttaattaaagattttatgtagattttcctcctccgtaacctgcaaataaaataccaaataaattcaactaattcaaaaataagaagaaaaaaaaagaaaagaagaaaaaaaatttgaatccCTCCCTCAACCCCGTTGAAACCGCCTCCCCTCTATCCcacaaatctctcccatatccCCAACCCCCTTCCCACTATATTAAATCCTACATCAGCTATTCCTCCCTCACCCAAACGTCTCTGCAAGCCAATCTGCCTCCTCCAACTCCTATCAAGGTAATCGAATTTCATCCAATTCGTTTATTAGATTTTTCAATGTGGTTCGGAATCAACACCTGCAATCTCTTTCGACAGAAACCAGTAATCCAAATACAGAGAGGAGGAAACAGAAGTTACTAAAAGCAAATCCATACACCATACACCATCCACTGTTGAAGGTATACCCCCTCCACCCAATCTCGATTTGAAACTGCTGCATCTTTTCGTCAAACGCTATCATCGATAAATCTGTGAATTTACCTCTTAAACGATTAATCaaagaaaactgaaaaaaaatataaaaggaGCGAACTTTAATGAACGGGAATCGAATCTGAGAAACTTAACTTGCGGGGCTGAACGGGTTGATTTCGGGATGTCGTGGGGGCTGTTCGGAGGGAAACGGGACTGTTTCGGGGGGGGTTTCGGCTGCCGGGCAGGCGCGGGAGCAGCCAATGGCGCAGCGGCTGGAGCACGAGTTGGCGACGGCTGCACGACGGCAGCGGGAGAGACGGCACTGTGCAGAGACAGTAGCCTtcccggcggcggcggagcagcgACGCGGCGGAGCATTCTATTTTTCTTCACAAattcttaaaacacgtgccaagtcaaaatgagactataaatggcggacggagggagtattattcttCGTGTTGAATTAGTTATAACTACTATTTGTCTTTGCAGATGTTGATGAATGCTTGAATGAGAGTTTACATAATTGCAACAAGCATGCATTCTGCACCAATACAATCGGCAATTACACATGCACTTGCCCCAAAAATTACTATGGTGATGGAATCGGCGATGAAGGTTGCAATGAGAAGCCACCCAAGGATACCAAGATTACTTATGTCTTGATTGGTAAATATTCTTGTTTATACAAATCATCTATgtatgttttaatatttttgatCATATTCAAATAATCAAACAGGAGTTGCCTCTGGGATAATTTGTTTGCTACTTGGCATCATCCTCCTCTACTTGGAACTCAAAAGAAGATCACATAATAAGATGAAGCAGAAATTCTTTCACCAAAACGGCGGCCATATGTTGCAAGAGAAACTCGCTACGAGAGAAGCCTCACTGGAGATGGTCACCATTTTCAGCTCATCTGAGCTACAAAAGGCGACAGACAACTTCCATGACACCATGATCATTGGCCGAGGCGGCTTTGGCACCGTGTACAAAGGCGTGCTAGCGAACAGAGTAACAGTTGCGATCAAAAGGTCTATAAGAGTTGATCCCGCACAAGTCGAGCAGTTCATCAACGAGGTAGTTGTTCTGTCTCAGATCAACCACAGGAATGTAGTTAGGCTTATTGGTTGTTGCCTAGAGACCGATGTTCCCCTTCTAGTTTATGAGTTCATCAACAATGGGACCCTTTCGTCACACTTGCACAATGAGGCTAAGGTGCGTGTTCTTGATTGGAACATGCGTCTTAAGATCGCAACAGAAACTGCAGGGGTCCTCTCGTATCTTCACTCTTCCGCTTCTACTCAGATCATACATAGGGATGTCAAGCCGGACAACATCCTTCTAGACCATACTTTGACAGCAAAGGTGTCAGATTTTGGAGCTTCAAGGTTGGTTCCCGTTGATCTTGATCCTGAGTACATGCAAACGAACCAGTTGACAGAGAAGAGTGATGTTTATAGCTTTGGAGTTGTGCTATTGGAGCTAGTTACCGGGCGGAGAGCATTGAGTTTTGATAGGCCGATAGAGGAGAAGAGTTTATCCAACTATTTCCTTTATGCGCTTAAGCACGATTTTCTGTTTAAAATTATAGATGAAAAAATTGTGAGTTCGGAAAATATGGAGCAAATATCAGCGGTTTGTAAGCTAGCAAAAGAGTGCTTGAACGTAAAGGGAGAAGATAGGCCTAGTATGAAGGAGGTAGCAATGGAGCTGGAAGGGATGATACGGAGAGAGAAGCACTCGTGGGCCACAAATGTAGACGATCAAGAAGAGATGAAGTCTTTGATTCCGAATGATCATGTTGGAACGAGTAGTGTGGGATATGATAGTATCAACTGGGATCATATTGTTTTGCCAATCAGTGGAGGAAGATAATAATTTACTTTTAgcatttatatatgtgtatattcATAATTCATGTTGTGATCAAGTTGTTCTAATGTTTTTATGCAAAGAATTGAGTCATTTTGTATCATAATGTTTGTTTGAATTACTTGCTATATGGTTGTTTCTTTTACTTCTAGGTCTCGTAATATATGTGGCCTCTTGTTTACAATATCAAAATTCTATTATTTTGATTATGTCTAATGAAACATATTGCATTACCAATGAGCAATGAGGCTGAATAAGTAGCTAAACTAAATTTAAAATGTATTGGGCTTTATGAAGCCCAATTTCCCACCGCCCAGCAGTAGTTGTAGAGTAGATAAGAAGCCCATCACTCTCCCTCTTAGCATAGAAttcccattttttatttatttacaattatttttttcaaacaaTGCTTAAATAACGGATATACAAACGCCCGGTGTAAGAGTAAACCGTAAAACTAAGTCAACATGTACAATTTATCATTTGATCCTAATAAACATGGTTGACAAATTCAAACCTTTTGTTGTTTGGAGTagttacaaattttaaattggaCCCATTCCTTCATAATTTGAGTTGACAAATTCTTGTTTTCGTATTAACTTTAAAAGTTTATATTGTTTCTACCCATTTAAtcaaggtctttaacctcaccCTTGATCATGGTGAAAAATTACATTGGAAAGAAGTCAATCTTTAGAATTAAATATTCTGACAAAATTAAATCATATACAGCATATATCTAGTCACAATTTTAAATAacactccctctgttccattaaaataaaacgtttttcttttcggattgtctcattaaaaatggaACGTTTctttaaatgaaaacaaaacaatctctactttttccactctcttactttactctctcttcatgaactcacaaaacaacattacataaaatctcgtccgaaaaccaaatgtttcatatttaatgggatgaAGGTAGTAGGAACTTGACATGACAAAATTAGTGTTGGGTCGATTATATGTCTAAATAATGGGGCACGAATTTGAAAAATCGAGTGTTGCGTCGATTATATGTATATTACCATTAATCtattatcatcatcataattgtttaattctaattaattatataatatatacgaCCATACACACGTAACACTACTATTACGATGGaagattaaattttatttaaaccaTGAGAGTCGACATCAGTAAATTTAAGTCCCGCATTTtaattttgcatggttttagatgTTAGATTTAACTTGATTAACTTGGTTTTGAACTAATTTTctttgttattgtttaattatcTATCAATTGGTTATTTTGATGAGTTTGTTATGTTTTGAAAGATAGAGAAAATGATCACGATGGATTTGGCCATACTTTACATACTGAAAAGGTCTTTTCATGACGGCTTATAAGGTTGTCGTTGTTCATGTCTAGTGACAGGAACAAGTCGTCCACGATCTTCATCTCAGCTGGTCCAGCTCCAGAAAAGTATGAAGATATTAATTTTCAATAGTAATTTATAGATATAGTTATCTCCAATCTTTCTCTCGTTGTCT
This sequence is a window from Salvia splendens isolate huo1 chromosome 5, SspV2, whole genome shotgun sequence. Protein-coding genes within it:
- the LOC121803982 gene encoding wall-associated receptor kinase 2-like, whose translation is MAQRLEHELATAARRQRERRHYVDECLNESLHNCNKHAFCTNTIGNYTCTCPKNYYGDGIGDEGCNEKPPKDTKITYVLIGVASGIICLLLGIILLYLELKRRSHNKMKQKFFHQNGGHMLQEKLATREASLEMVTIFSSSELQKATDNFHDTMIIGRGGFGTVYKGVLANRVTVAIKRSIRVDPAQVEQFINEVVVLSQINHRNVVRLIGCCLETDVPLLVYEFINNGTLSSHLHNEAKVRVLDWNMRLKIATETAGVLSYLHSSASTQIIHRDVKPDNILLDHTLTAKVSDFGASRLVPVDLDPEYMQTNQLTEKSDVYSFGVVLLELVTGRRALSFDRPIEEKSLSNYFLYALKHDFLFKIIDEKIVSSENMEQISAVCKLAKECLNVKGEDRPSMKEVAMELEGMIRREKHSWATNVDDQEEMKSLIPNDHVGTSSVGYDSINWDHIVLPISGGR